Below is a window of Pseudomonas monteilii DNA.
TCGGCCTAGGCATGGCTGCGCAAGCAGTTTGTGGGAGCGGGCTTGCCCGCGATGAAGCCACCGCGTTCGAAGCAGGTCTTCGCAGGTTTTGAGGCCGGCGGGGCAAGGCACGATGGCGTCATCCTCCTTGCCGCACCACGCCTGTTCAGTTGACGAGTTCGACCGTATCCACATCCACTTCACGATTGACCAGGTGCTTCTCTACCTCGCCGGTCAGCTTGACCTTGGTCTTGTCGTTGAACGGGGTCGCTGGCAGGTCTTCATCGTCGATCTCGACGGTGATGGTGCCGGTGTTGTCCTTGAACTCGTACTTGTCGTCGTTGTTGATCTTCTTGGTCACGAAGCCTTGCAGCACGACGGGGGTATCGTCGGCGGCCTCTTTGGCGGCGGCCACGCTGGTGACAGGCTGAGCGCCCGGGCCGGTGTAGCCTGCAGCCAGGACGGCGGTGCTGAAGAGCGGGGCGAGCAGCAGGGTGAGGTAACGTGCTTTCATGGTTCGAATCCTGTCTGGGTGGGAATGGGGCCAGCTTACCCAGACAGGCTGAAACCAAGCTTAATCCGCTCTGCCGCGGGTGCTACACCGACAGCGCATGCGAGACCGACTCAGGCGTGGTAAGGCGCGGACAGTTCGTGCACCGCTTCGATGAACGCTCCGGCGTGTGCCGGATCGACTTCCGGCGTGATGCCATGCCCGAGGTTGAAGACATGGCCCGTGCCGCGACCGTAACTGGCCAGGATACGGCCCACTTCCTGGCGAATGGCCTCGGGTTTGGCGTACAGCACGGTCGGGTCCATGTTGCCTTGCAGAGCGACCCGTTCGCCCACCCGGCGACGGGCTTCGCCGATGTCGCAGGTCCAGTCCAGACCCAGTGCATCGGCCCCGGCGTCGGCAATGCTCTCGAGCCACAGGCCGCCGTTCTTGGTGAACAGGATCACGGGCACCTTGCGGCCTTCACGCTCGCGGATCAGGCCGCTGACGATCTTGCGCATGTAGGCCAGAGAGAACTCCTGGTAGGCCGCCGACGACAGGTTGCCACCCCAGGTATCGAAGATCTGCACCGCCTGAGCGCCGGCCTCGATCTGCCCGTTGAGGTACTGGGTGACCGACTGGGCCAGCTTGTCCAGCAGCAGGTGCATGGCCTGTGGATCGTCGTACAGCATCGCCTTGGTCTTGCGGAAGTCTTTCGATGAGCCGCCTTCGACCATGTAGGTCGCCAGCGTCCAGGGGCTGCCGGAGAAGCCGATCAGCGGTACGCGACCGTTGAGCGCCTGGCGAATGGTGCTGACCGCGTCCATGACGTAGCCCAGATCCTTGTGGGCATCCGGCACCGGCAGGGCCTCGATGTCGGCACGGGTGTTGATGACCTTGCGAAAGCGCGGCCCTTCGCCGGTTTCGAAGTACAGGCCCTGCCCCATGGCATCGGGAATGGTGAGGATGTCGGAGAACAGGATCGCCGCATCCAGCGGGTAGCGGTCCAACGGCTGCAGGGTCACCTCGCAGGCGAACTGCGGGTTCTTGCACAGGCTCATGAAGTCACCGGCCTTGGCGCGACTGGCGCGGTACTCCGGCAGGTAGCGGCCGGCCTGGCGCATCATCCAGACAGGGGTCACGTCCACGGGTTGCTTGAGCAGCGCGCGCAGGAAACGGTCGTTCTTCAGGGCAGTCATGTCGGCATCCGGGAAAAGAGTGGAGGCATTTTCTCAGACACACGACAAAAAGGCACGGCGAACGCCGTGAAGACGGTTGGTTCAACGAATTGGAGGGGTGGTTGCGAGCCACAAGCTACAAGCTACATGCGGAGATCGCGGTGGGTGGGGGCGCATTCATGGCTGCCCCCACACGTTCAGCTCGCAGCTTGCCACTTGCTGCTTGCCTCTCAGACCTCCAGGTAGTCCAGGATCCCCTCGGCCGCCGTGCGGCCTTCGAAGATCGCGGTCACCACCAGGTCGGAGCCGCGCACCATGTCACCCCCGGCGAAGATCTTCGGGTGGCTGGTCTGGTGCTTGAAGCGGCCCTGCTCGGGCGCGACGACACGGCCCTGGCTGTCGGTCCGGATGTCGAACTGTTCGAACCAGGCGGCCGGGCTGGGCCGGAAACCGAAGGCGATGACCACGGCATCGGCCGGCAGGATCTGTTCGGACCCCGGAATCGGCTCGGGACTGCGGCGACCCCGGGCGTCGGGCTCGCCGAGACGGGTCTCGACCACTTTCACGCCTTCGACCCGGTCCTCGCCGACGATGGCGATCGGCTGGCGGTTGTAGAGGAACTTCACGCCCTCTTCCTTGGCGTTCTTCACTTCCTTGCGCGAACCCGGCATGTTCGCCTCGTCACGGCGGTAGGCACAGGTGACGGACTTGGCGCCCTGGCGGATCGAGGTGCGGTTGCAGTCCATCGCCGTATCGCCACCCCCCAGGACCACCACGGTCTTGCCCTGCATGTC
It encodes the following:
- a CDS encoding stress-induced protein YgiW — translated: MKARYLTLLLAPLFSTAVLAAGYTGPGAQPVTSVAAAKEAADDTPVVLQGFVTKKINNDDKYEFKDNTGTITVEIDDEDLPATPFNDKTKVKLTGEVEKHLVNREVDVDTVELVN
- the hemE gene encoding uroporphyrinogen decarboxylase (catalyzes the formation of coproporphyrinogen from uroporphyrinogen III), with product MTALKNDRFLRALLKQPVDVTPVWMMRQAGRYLPEYRASRAKAGDFMSLCKNPQFACEVTLQPLDRYPLDAAILFSDILTIPDAMGQGLYFETGEGPRFRKVINTRADIEALPVPDAHKDLGYVMDAVSTIRQALNGRVPLIGFSGSPWTLATYMVEGGSSKDFRKTKAMLYDDPQAMHLLLDKLAQSVTQYLNGQIEAGAQAVQIFDTWGGNLSSAAYQEFSLAYMRKIVSGLIREREGRKVPVILFTKNGGLWLESIADAGADALGLDWTCDIGEARRRVGERVALQGNMDPTVLYAKPEAIRQEVGRILASYGRGTGHVFNLGHGITPEVDPAHAGAFIEAVHELSAPYHA